The following are encoded together in the Candidatus Protochlamydia phocaeensis genome:
- the traF gene encoding type-F conjugative transfer system pilin assembly protein TraF has translation MKIKLAFLFLSMALVLPFCLSFLEGGWLDRKAEGWAWYEDVDEDKKLEEIPVSAPIPSSPVLTTETKLAPVEEIAKVRKELEEKLAEALLQPNPENVATYMKLQKRWIDQSGLFAQTWAQVLLENPSLDETVKFPISQYGIQVQKQILQEQKDALIRQLAQERGLFFFYEGKSKASIIFAMVVKEFAKRYGWTVLAVAIDGIKIEGFQNNQPDNGISKSFGVEVTPCLYVVHPQSREVVPISFGLSSLNQIEDNIVLQFTEEASL, from the coding sequence ATGAAGATTAAACTCGCTTTCCTATTCCTATCTATGGCTTTAGTATTACCCTTTTGCCTTTCTTTTCTGGAAGGGGGTTGGCTTGATCGCAAAGCAGAAGGGTGGGCCTGGTATGAAGATGTAGATGAAGATAAAAAATTGGAAGAAATACCTGTTAGTGCCCCTATTCCCTCATCTCCTGTTTTGACAACAGAGACCAAGCTAGCTCCTGTCGAAGAAATTGCCAAGGTAAGAAAAGAATTAGAAGAAAAACTGGCAGAAGCCCTTTTGCAGCCTAATCCTGAAAATGTTGCAACTTATATGAAATTACAAAAAAGGTGGATTGATCAATCTGGCCTATTTGCCCAAACATGGGCACAGGTATTATTAGAAAACCCTTCCTTAGATGAAACGGTCAAATTTCCTATTTCTCAATATGGCATTCAAGTTCAAAAACAGATTCTTCAAGAGCAAAAAGACGCCTTAATTAGGCAACTAGCCCAAGAAAGAGGACTTTTTTTCTTTTACGAAGGAAAGAGCAAGGCCTCTATCATCTTTGCCATGGTGGTTAAAGAGTTTGCCAAACGGTATGGTTGGACTGTCTTAGCGGTTGCAATTGACGGGATCAAAATAGAAGGATTTCAAAATAATCAACCTGATAATGGAATTTCCAAGAGCTTTGGTGTCGAGGTAACGCCTTGTCTTTATGTCGTACATCCACAGTCACGAGAAGTTGTACCCATTTCCTTTGGATTATCCTCCTTAAATCAAATTGAGGACAATATTGTCTTGCAATTCACAGAAGAGGCATCCCTATGA
- the traN gene encoding conjugal transfer protein TraN, whose product MVRHLFIFFILLAIPCFADKSMKSLLDEGKSLGKKRSKEAQEFSKQISADDLLPLDQKGKKFDSETAKRQIKTGSSPDSEVLDLVLSDEVFRNIKENKNFHKDELFLKRSEEIAKYAKDNEEIEEEEHLEYTFHQCKEFGDPFLVTLTRELFLQVSANHQTCQGHEEKISHPSQGDAAKTLQKYKTKLSKDPTIQWFDVQITGGGMRASYIVVAKWKHYDGVTICDHCQGLAQVTQEQWIYDDPNLILLTQGPDCTLIEQVCLDPNTTKTINGLLVTRKCWKERMTFFYQFPQMKDCLFLKNNSCEQIEQNCLQPTSFGCALWEKTFKCFSKIKKIKSSKGDVFGFDGSHWETDYEPNRSFADVAIKLSIFEEAEKDLKQANAFDATKLTIFKGEKFQCSKNVAADLMYDCCFSYSGLAKQFGLSKCTADEISLAERREKGLCHYVGSYEEKMLDMWKSRDEHVFCCFSTKLARVLQEEGRQQLHKGWGESKHPDCGGFTIDELTKLNFSKMNLSEVFDKLPRKLPDGFDQKIEAFQDRIREQIDSEKKERDED is encoded by the coding sequence ATGGTAAGACACCTTTTCATCTTTTTTATCTTGTTGGCTATTCCTTGCTTTGCTGATAAGTCCATGAAATCTTTACTGGATGAGGGTAAATCACTTGGCAAAAAAAGAAGCAAAGAAGCTCAGGAATTTTCTAAACAGATTTCTGCGGATGATTTGCTTCCATTGGATCAAAAAGGGAAGAAATTTGATTCAGAAACTGCCAAGAGACAAATTAAAACTGGCTCATCTCCCGATTCTGAAGTTTTAGATTTGGTTTTGAGCGACGAAGTCTTTAGAAATATAAAAGAAAATAAAAATTTTCATAAGGATGAACTTTTCTTAAAGCGCTCAGAAGAAATTGCCAAGTATGCCAAAGACAATGAAGAAATAGAAGAAGAAGAGCATCTTGAATATACATTTCATCAATGCAAGGAATTTGGCGATCCTTTTTTGGTTACCTTAACAAGGGAATTGTTCCTCCAAGTCTCGGCTAATCATCAAACTTGCCAAGGTCACGAAGAGAAAATCTCTCATCCTTCTCAAGGAGATGCTGCTAAAACATTGCAAAAATATAAGACGAAGCTTTCAAAAGATCCCACTATTCAATGGTTTGATGTTCAAATCACAGGAGGAGGTATGAGAGCCAGCTATATTGTTGTAGCCAAGTGGAAGCACTATGACGGGGTAACCATTTGTGATCACTGTCAAGGTTTGGCTCAAGTGACTCAAGAACAGTGGATTTATGATGATCCAAACCTCATTCTTTTAACTCAAGGTCCTGATTGTACATTAATCGAGCAGGTATGTTTGGATCCCAATACGACTAAAACCATCAATGGACTTCTAGTGACGCGCAAATGCTGGAAGGAAAGAATGACCTTTTTCTATCAATTCCCTCAAATGAAAGACTGTCTTTTCTTAAAGAACAATTCCTGCGAACAAATTGAACAAAATTGCCTTCAACCCACCTCATTTGGTTGTGCGTTATGGGAAAAAACATTTAAGTGCTTTTCAAAAATTAAGAAAATAAAAAGCAGCAAAGGCGATGTTTTTGGTTTTGATGGAAGTCATTGGGAGACAGATTATGAGCCCAATCGATCCTTTGCAGATGTCGCAATTAAATTATCTATTTTTGAAGAAGCAGAAAAAGATTTGAAGCAAGCCAATGCCTTTGATGCAACGAAATTAACCATTTTTAAAGGCGAAAAATTTCAATGTAGCAAGAATGTGGCAGCCGACTTAATGTACGATTGCTGTTTTAGCTATTCAGGCCTAGCAAAACAATTTGGTTTGAGCAAATGCACAGCCGATGAAATTTCTCTAGCTGAAAGGCGTGAAAAAGGGCTTTGTCACTACGTCGGCTCTTATGAAGAAAAAATGCTCGATATGTGGAAAAGCCGGGATGAACATGTGTTTTGTTGTTTTTCTACCAAACTAGCTCGTGTCCTTCAAGAAGAAGGAAGGCAGCAGCTACATAAGGGTTGGGGCGAGTCCAAACATCCTGATTGCGGAGGATTTACGATAGATGAACTGACTAAACTCAATTTCTCCAAAATGAATCTTTCTGAAGTCTTTGATAAGTTGCCCCGCAAATTGCCTGATGGATTCGATCAGAAAATAGAAGCTTTTCAAGACCGCATTAGAGAACAAATTGATAGCGAAAAAAAGGAACGAGATGAAGATTAA
- a CDS encoding TraU family protein, with product MKRLKGIILFFMGLFFFQSEASEGKFVNPFTDVCWECLFPITVSSVNITPGYKDFANYDTYVCMCAGTPPKVGIPLSFWEPTRLVDVTRHAYKLIGLGGVSVGKETIKNRGTTGLLADGPELYSFYHVHWYTYPIFSLLGLFADFTCIDKGDLDLAYMSELDPTWFDDQLALITNAEAALFGNPLAQLSCLADCTAANANKPVDNLFWCAGCEGSLYPFTGTVSHHVGGVQASYLLIQRLIAKLHRTGFIKGYEEKDFCEASYMPIIKKSLYKTQMVYPVPQTSGDCHTLGKSDVIWGQGKSFPINGEDFVYLIWTKKQCCLDAVKPAATAGGVGW from the coding sequence ATGAAACGACTGAAAGGGATAATTTTATTTTTCATGGGTTTATTCTTTTTCCAGTCAGAGGCAAGCGAAGGAAAGTTTGTTAATCCTTTTACAGATGTTTGTTGGGAATGCCTTTTTCCCATAACAGTAAGCAGCGTAAACATCACGCCTGGGTATAAAGATTTCGCTAATTATGATACCTACGTTTGCATGTGTGCTGGAACGCCTCCAAAAGTGGGAATCCCGCTCTCATTTTGGGAGCCGACTCGCTTAGTGGATGTTACTCGCCATGCGTACAAATTGATCGGTTTAGGAGGAGTATCAGTTGGAAAAGAGACGATAAAAAATCGAGGGACAACTGGACTTTTGGCTGATGGTCCTGAACTGTACAGTTTCTATCATGTCCATTGGTATACCTATCCAATTTTTAGTTTATTGGGCCTCTTTGCTGACTTTACTTGTATCGATAAAGGAGATTTAGATCTTGCCTATATGTCCGAGCTGGATCCAACCTGGTTTGATGATCAACTCGCGTTAATCACTAATGCGGAAGCGGCACTCTTTGGCAATCCTTTAGCTCAATTATCTTGTCTTGCAGACTGCACGGCAGCCAATGCAAATAAGCCCGTCGATAACCTGTTTTGGTGTGCTGGTTGCGAAGGATCGCTTTATCCTTTTACTGGTACTGTTTCTCATCACGTTGGTGGAGTTCAAGCAAGCTATCTCTTAATCCAGCGTTTGATTGCAAAACTTCATCGTACAGGTTTTATCAAAGGCTATGAGGAAAAAGATTTTTGTGAAGCTTCATATATGCCTATTATCAAGAAAAGCTTGTACAAAACTCAGATGGTCTATCCTGTTCCTCAAACAAGCGGAGACTGTCACACCCTAGGCAAAAGCGATGTTATTTGGGGCCAAGGAAAATCCTTTCCCATTAATGGAGAAGACTTTGTCTATTTAATTTGGACAAAAAAACAATGCTGTTTAGATGCTGTTAAGCCTGCGGCCACAGCTGGAGGTGTGGGATGGTAA
- the trbC gene encoding type-F conjugative transfer system pilin assembly protein TrbC — MQSIISVLLSILLFSSCLAEEIKFQVSKSFSESLFESFQLPIKDPSWDQPALQGSDQEVQDWLKQQLREKKQELGLTPNRSPSHEISRGQCQKCLAAKPNEDIEFPLVVFMSFSMPEAVWLALGQEIEKLNGIMVLRGVPNNSFKELANRLLKLKQNGLNATIQIHPQLFEQYNIDQVPCFLVRDKESLDKVFGNISLKFALELMAKKGETALAKELKDKLL, encoded by the coding sequence ATGCAATCAATCATAAGTGTCTTACTTTCAATTTTACTATTTTCATCTTGCTTAGCCGAAGAGATTAAATTTCAAGTTTCTAAATCTTTTTCCGAATCATTATTTGAGAGCTTTCAATTACCTATTAAGGATCCTAGTTGGGACCAGCCAGCCCTTCAAGGATCAGATCAGGAAGTTCAGGATTGGTTAAAGCAGCAACTTAGAGAAAAAAAACAAGAGCTTGGTTTAACCCCTAATCGATCACCCTCTCACGAGATTTCTAGAGGGCAATGCCAAAAATGCTTAGCAGCTAAGCCAAATGAGGACATCGAGTTTCCACTCGTTGTTTTTATGTCTTTTTCTATGCCAGAAGCCGTATGGCTTGCTTTAGGGCAAGAAATAGAGAAATTAAACGGAATAATGGTTTTACGCGGAGTGCCCAACAATAGCTTTAAAGAGTTAGCTAATCGCTTACTAAAGCTTAAGCAGAATGGATTAAATGCAACAATTCAAATTCATCCTCAACTCTTTGAGCAATATAATATTGATCAGGTTCCTTGCTTTTTAGTCCGTGATAAAGAAAGCCTAGACAAGGTTTTTGGTAATATATCCTTAAAATTTGCATTAGAGTTAATGGCAAAAAAAGGAGAGACCGCTCTCGCTAAAGAATTAAAGGACAAGCTGCTATGA
- the traW gene encoding type-F conjugative transfer system protein TraW translates to MATLLKSFFILSFLLSMVFHICLYAKDLGVCGHTFPVNEDNIIQLIARRIQELSQEEVLLFQKGIKDRFVHSYRSSKSLDSVKEATTKRTFYFDPTLVVKQDILDQKGTIIVKAGTSINPLELTSLTQDLLFLDATQAAHLKWAKNNTKKAKWILVRGQPFELEEKENRPIFFDQGGFLITKFNIKCIPARVSQDGLRLKIEEIPVREALCNQS, encoded by the coding sequence ATGGCCACTCTTTTAAAAAGCTTCTTCATTCTATCTTTTCTCTTGAGTATGGTTTTTCATATCTGTCTTTATGCCAAAGATTTAGGGGTTTGTGGACATACTTTTCCTGTAAATGAAGATAATATAATTCAATTGATAGCTAGGCGCATTCAAGAATTAAGCCAAGAAGAAGTACTTCTTTTTCAAAAAGGTATCAAAGATCGATTTGTACATTCTTATCGGAGTTCAAAATCTCTCGATTCTGTCAAAGAAGCTACCACTAAGCGTACGTTCTATTTTGATCCGACTCTTGTAGTTAAACAAGACATTTTAGATCAGAAAGGAACTATCATTGTAAAAGCTGGGACTTCAATTAATCCCCTTGAGCTAACTTCTTTGACTCAAGATCTTCTATTTTTGGATGCAACTCAAGCTGCGCATTTAAAGTGGGCTAAAAACAATACAAAGAAAGCTAAATGGATTTTGGTTCGCGGTCAACCATTTGAGCTTGAAGAAAAAGAAAATCGACCAATCTTCTTCGATCAAGGAGGCTTTTTAATCACAAAATTCAATATAAAATGCATTCCAGCCCGCGTCTCGCAAGATGGCTTACGTCTTAAAATAGAAGAAATTCCTGTTAGAGAGGCACTATGCAATCAATCATAA
- a CDS encoding S26 family signal peptidase — protein MENSKPLFKLVLIFYILLAVFMVCDWAWLGLRFNQSDSLPFYFFISAKIKNAEDLKIEKGMYVSFRHSLSIVKVAKQIAGMPGEEITYKDGHIYIGDKDWSVLDKTRSGIPLSPQTVERIPPDYFFVVATHPKSFDSRYDEFGLIKKDQIIEVLWPLF, from the coding sequence ATGGAAAATTCTAAACCTCTTTTTAAACTTGTCCTGATATTTTATATTCTTCTAGCAGTCTTTATGGTTTGTGATTGGGCTTGGTTGGGACTTCGCTTCAATCAATCTGATAGCTTGCCCTTCTACTTCTTTATAAGCGCTAAAATTAAAAATGCAGAAGACCTTAAGATTGAAAAAGGAATGTATGTTTCATTTCGTCATTCTCTTTCCATTGTCAAAGTGGCAAAGCAGATAGCGGGAATGCCAGGCGAAGAGATCACGTACAAAGACGGTCATATTTATATAGGAGATAAAGATTGGAGTGTCCTTGATAAGACACGATCAGGCATCCCTCTTTCTCCTCAAACAGTAGAAAGAATTCCTCCTGATTATTTCTTTGTGGTAGCTACACATCCTAAAAGCTTTGATTCGCGATATGATGAATTTGGCCTTATCAAAAAGGATCAAATTATCGAGGTCTTATGGCCACTCTTTTAA
- the traC gene encoding type IV secretion system protein TraC — protein sequence MLEMLNKFGEKLSYLLGEPEIGLKGYSKEGIKQLKRVFEGYSFADVLPYQAYDLESGLFIGKNSAGFVIETSPLLGADESIQREVSSLFEEILEEDASIQCLLWADHRINPLLDEWQASREHTDEIFREITKRRAEFFRSNNHLSPRIYRFILSYSITHKNLDAKGLESLNEKKERILKILSSFSYAFTWTVNQFLETVGGLINFTNDSSVKKMQWNRYESLANQLTQGGSLKWNEDGIEWKNETEMLFKSFRVVNTPEYWSLAQMQLLIGDLIRDTYRVNFPFFLHYGVHCPKQSKLENSFWQRSQFVEKQGRSLSLLRMIPQLGAELKECDAVRQGILQGGRFAWTQLSVGVWASPNQIAQAEQSVKSLFRINQFTLTENRYLHLPQFLAILPMTWAEYASELKSLGGLLKTTLTTECSNFVPLLGEWKGTFYSPGMLLIGRRGQLINWNPFDNRGGNYNVLVVGKSGSGKSVFMQDLLLSGLSTGSKVFILEVGRSFEKMCDLVDGQHIHFSKLSPICLNPFTHISLEDEEARNDSFSFLKTVISCMVDPKEGTTRHQEGLIEMAIRKSWEKKQNRSTITDVVEWLSVQNDSVAKTLSIMLMSYTKDGIYAKYFEGENNINFTNPMVLIELEELKEKKDLQAVVLQLCIMTITNQAFLGDRKTPFYICIDEAWDLLRAKQSGIFIETLARRLRKYFGSLVIGTQGFDDFFTTPGAQAAFDNSDWMCLLKQKETSISKLNLSEHKKKMLESLSSPHENFREVMICDPDGNYPVARIVLDPFSKLLYSTKPEEYAQLKELRKKGLSISKAINHLLNGYGKF from the coding sequence ATGTTGGAAATGCTTAATAAATTTGGAGAAAAACTCAGCTATCTTCTTGGTGAGCCTGAAATTGGCCTTAAAGGATATTCCAAAGAAGGAATTAAACAACTAAAGAGAGTTTTTGAAGGATATTCGTTTGCCGATGTTCTTCCCTATCAAGCCTATGATTTAGAAAGCGGCTTATTTATCGGAAAAAACAGCGCCGGATTTGTCATAGAAACCTCGCCACTTTTAGGTGCAGATGAATCCATTCAAAGAGAAGTTTCCAGCTTATTTGAAGAGATTCTGGAAGAGGATGCTTCAATTCAATGCCTTTTATGGGCCGACCACCGCATTAATCCTCTTCTGGATGAATGGCAAGCATCCAGAGAACATACGGATGAAATTTTTCGAGAAATAACAAAAAGACGTGCTGAATTTTTTAGGAGCAATAATCATCTCTCTCCCAGGATCTATCGTTTCATTTTATCTTATTCAATTACTCACAAAAATTTAGATGCAAAAGGCTTGGAATCTTTAAATGAAAAAAAGGAAAGAATCTTAAAGATCCTTAGCTCCTTTTCCTATGCCTTTACTTGGACGGTCAATCAATTCTTAGAGACTGTTGGTGGCTTGATTAATTTTACTAATGACAGCTCCGTAAAAAAAATGCAATGGAATCGCTATGAAAGTCTTGCTAATCAATTGACTCAAGGGGGCAGCCTCAAATGGAATGAAGACGGAATAGAGTGGAAGAATGAGACTGAAATGCTCTTTAAAAGCTTCCGCGTTGTCAATACTCCCGAGTATTGGTCTTTAGCCCAAATGCAATTGTTAATTGGAGATTTGATTCGGGATACCTATCGAGTTAATTTTCCCTTCTTTTTACACTATGGTGTGCATTGTCCAAAGCAATCGAAGTTAGAAAATAGTTTTTGGCAGCGTTCACAATTTGTTGAAAAGCAAGGACGATCGCTCTCTTTACTGAGAATGATTCCTCAATTGGGAGCTGAGCTAAAAGAATGTGATGCCGTCAGGCAAGGCATACTCCAGGGAGGACGGTTTGCCTGGACTCAACTATCTGTTGGAGTATGGGCTTCGCCTAATCAAATTGCTCAAGCTGAGCAATCGGTAAAAAGTTTATTTAGAATTAACCAATTCACCTTAACAGAAAATCGCTATCTTCATCTTCCTCAATTTCTTGCGATTTTGCCGATGACCTGGGCTGAATATGCTTCAGAACTTAAAAGCTTAGGTGGACTGCTTAAGACGACTCTTACCACAGAATGCAGTAATTTTGTGCCTTTGCTTGGGGAATGGAAGGGAACCTTTTATTCGCCAGGAATGCTCCTAATTGGTAGACGAGGACAGCTAATTAATTGGAATCCATTTGATAATAGAGGGGGAAATTATAACGTCCTTGTTGTAGGCAAAAGCGGATCCGGAAAATCAGTTTTCATGCAAGACTTGCTATTAAGCGGACTAAGTACTGGATCGAAAGTCTTTATTTTGGAAGTTGGCCGAAGTTTTGAAAAGATGTGTGATCTTGTTGATGGACAGCATATTCACTTTTCCAAGCTCTCTCCAATTTGCCTCAATCCATTTACGCATATTTCATTAGAGGATGAAGAAGCTCGGAATGATTCTTTCAGCTTTCTCAAGACAGTAATCTCCTGCATGGTAGATCCTAAAGAAGGCACAACACGCCATCAGGAGGGATTAATTGAAATGGCTATTCGGAAGTCTTGGGAGAAAAAACAAAATCGATCGACTATTACCGACGTTGTCGAATGGCTTTCTGTACAAAATGATAGCGTTGCTAAAACACTTAGCATCATGCTTATGTCCTATACTAAAGACGGAATTTACGCCAAGTATTTTGAGGGGGAAAACAATATCAATTTCACCAATCCTATGGTGCTCATTGAATTAGAAGAACTCAAAGAAAAGAAAGACTTGCAGGCTGTTGTCCTTCAACTTTGCATCATGACCATTACCAACCAAGCCTTTTTAGGTGATCGTAAAACTCCTTTTTACATCTGCATAGATGAAGCCTGGGATCTTCTAAGAGCAAAACAATCTGGTATTTTTATCGAAACATTAGCCAGACGCTTACGCAAGTATTTTGGATCGCTTGTCATAGGGACTCAAGGATTTGATGATTTCTTTACAACGCCAGGTGCACAAGCAGCATTTGATAATAGCGATTGGATGTGTCTCCTTAAACAAAAAGAAACATCTATTTCTAAGTTAAATCTTTCCGAGCACAAAAAAAAGATGCTGGAGAGCTTATCAAGTCCTCATGAAAATTTCAGAGAAGTCATGATATGTGATCCAGATGGAAATTATCCGGTAGCCCGCATCGTGTTAGATCCTTTTTCAAAGTTACTTTATAGCACTAAGCCAGAAGAATATGCTCAATTAAAAGAACTTAGGAAAAAAGGGCTAAGCATTTCAAAAGCAATTAACCATTTATTGAACGGTTATGGAAAATTCTAA
- a CDS encoding thioredoxin domain-containing protein has product MKKIILTLIASLSLFKAHAIERLNEEYLISYGDPNARVQVVHYFSFLCPNCISLFQREFSEIKAKFLDTKKVHWIFHPVPMDVLTFQGMVCLQKLTPKEKRIFLEAILEETALEDPTLSAIMMEKAMEVFNKPIPNLQDKTYLSSIPAFKDAYSFVTQQEKILAIPTVEINGKLYSKDIPEVEFIELKLKELGEVKDES; this is encoded by the coding sequence ATGAAGAAGATCATTCTAACTTTAATAGCCTCCCTTAGTCTTTTTAAAGCCCATGCGATCGAAAGGTTAAACGAAGAATACTTAATTTCTTATGGTGATCCGAATGCTCGCGTACAGGTCGTCCACTATTTCTCTTTTTTATGTCCGAATTGCATCAGCCTTTTTCAACGCGAATTTAGTGAAATTAAGGCCAAATTTTTAGATACAAAGAAAGTCCACTGGATTTTTCATCCCGTACCGATGGATGTTTTAACTTTCCAAGGAATGGTTTGCTTGCAAAAGCTGACCCCTAAGGAGAAGCGCATTTTTTTAGAAGCCATTTTAGAAGAAACTGCTTTAGAAGATCCAACCTTGTCAGCGATTATGATGGAAAAGGCAATGGAGGTATTTAACAAGCCCATTCCTAATCTGCAAGATAAAACCTATCTATCTTCTATACCCGCCTTTAAAGACGCCTATTCCTTCGTTACGCAACAAGAAAAGATCTTGGCAATTCCCACTGTTGAAATTAATGGAAAGCTTTACTCAAAAGATATTCCAGAGGTCGAATTTATTGAACTAAAATTAAAAGAGTTAGGAGAAGTTAAAGATGAAAGCTAG
- a CDS encoding TraB/VirB10 family protein, whose product MIEKAQAILKRQKTVLLGVIGASIMFMGTYYLIAGGGYEPPASSSSKAAISLPGDKVNHQEIWMNQIEAQNKKHEAQNQLLEQKLNLLQELILDQKKKEQEIEIEKSDLKREIHRLKQDIKNISEKTEQTNNLQSVAFNTQQEQTSSPQEKGRGDHSFIASDSFSFTQDPFYQIGNSANQNPSPMDITRPPLSEAVMEIEKSDPRKQKVEPIEGRIFAGTTVKALLVSSVDAVCGVFSNSDPTPVKLRILDDGHLPKHLTAKLKGGLIIGSAFGNLSNERVYIRLERMSLFNPKGEGIEMEVAGYVSGEDGRFGLRGTVIDKSTKIIKNAAFSGFLSGTGQILQSAVSKRPVDCWNNYAVGTDILKQGCATGAGNAFDMLADYYIRRAEQVQPVLQVNAGRIVDITFTYGTSLGDLHVKEQIKECRKRSRQRE is encoded by the coding sequence ATGATTGAAAAAGCACAAGCTATTTTAAAGAGGCAAAAGACCGTTCTCTTAGGCGTAATCGGAGCTTCAATTATGTTTATGGGCACCTATTATTTAATAGCCGGAGGAGGTTACGAACCACCAGCCTCTTCTTCATCTAAAGCAGCTATATCCTTGCCTGGAGATAAGGTTAATCATCAGGAGATTTGGATGAATCAAATTGAGGCTCAAAATAAAAAACATGAAGCGCAAAACCAGCTTCTAGAACAAAAGTTGAATTTGCTTCAAGAGCTCATCCTTGACCAAAAAAAGAAAGAGCAGGAAATCGAGATTGAAAAAAGCGATTTAAAAAGAGAAATCCATCGGCTGAAACAAGATATAAAAAATATTTCTGAGAAAACCGAGCAGACAAACAATCTGCAGTCAGTTGCTTTTAATACTCAGCAAGAACAAACATCTTCCCCTCAAGAAAAAGGAAGGGGGGATCATTCTTTCATTGCTTCGGACTCCTTTTCTTTTACACAGGATCCCTTTTATCAAATCGGAAATTCAGCCAATCAAAATCCTTCACCTATGGACATAACAAGACCTCCTTTGAGTGAAGCTGTCATGGAAATAGAAAAATCCGATCCGCGCAAACAAAAAGTAGAGCCTATTGAAGGAAGAATTTTTGCAGGAACAACGGTCAAGGCTCTTTTAGTTTCTAGTGTGGATGCAGTCTGCGGCGTATTTTCCAATAGCGATCCTACTCCAGTGAAACTTCGCATTCTCGATGACGGACATTTACCCAAGCATCTGACCGCTAAGCTCAAAGGCGGCCTCATTATTGGAAGCGCCTTTGGAAATCTTTCTAATGAACGTGTTTATATCCGATTAGAAAGAATGTCACTCTTTAATCCTAAAGGAGAAGGTATTGAAATGGAGGTGGCTGGCTATGTCAGTGGAGAGGATGGGCGATTTGGTTTAAGAGGAACAGTTATTGATAAGTCAACCAAGATTATCAAAAATGCTGCCTTTTCAGGTTTTTTAAGTGGTACAGGTCAAATACTTCAATCAGCTGTCAGCAAACGCCCTGTCGATTGTTGGAATAATTATGCTGTTGGGACGGATATATTGAAACAAGGCTGTGCAACAGGAGCTGGCAATGCTTTCGATATGTTAGCTGATTATTACATTCGCAGGGCTGAACAAGTGCAGCCTGTTTTACAAGTCAATGCCGGACGCATTGTCGATATCACTTTTACTTATGGAACTTCTTTGGGGGATTTGCATGTGAAGGAGCAAATCAAAGAATGTCGTAAGCGAAGTCGTCAAAGGGAGTGA
- a CDS encoding TraK domain-containing protein: MIKRLVVLALMSIAWIVTVPAVTFHDLDTTRPLRCIFSLKHHNRIMVDNGRVRKIIFPEENLSIRLEEHSGQAFIYTIGQLIKPVTLAVITESGLVQDIEIEFADKATEVVILKEPIIESESGELNEKECNNDSLKEYDAPQSLVDTIFLGRIPEGYASCSLCRTFWQIKSGIQATPIVKLEGKKDCIYIYEISNTAKRRLNISEEDLEIEGCQWICLETNQIRPKEKILGIVCVGLP; this comes from the coding sequence ATGATTAAGCGTCTCGTAGTTTTAGCTTTGATGTCTATTGCGTGGATCGTGACTGTGCCAGCAGTTACGTTCCACGATTTAGATACTACGAGGCCCCTTAGATGTATTTTTTCCCTTAAACATCATAACCGTATTATGGTCGATAATGGGCGCGTTCGAAAAATTATTTTTCCCGAAGAAAATTTATCTATTCGATTAGAAGAGCATAGTGGGCAAGCATTTATTTATACAATTGGACAATTAATAAAGCCTGTAACTCTAGCCGTTATTACCGAATCTGGCCTTGTCCAAGACATAGAAATCGAATTCGCAGATAAAGCAACAGAAGTCGTTATTTTAAAAGAGCCAATTATTGAATCTGAAAGTGGGGAATTGAACGAGAAGGAATGTAATAATGATTCATTAAAGGAATATGACGCTCCTCAGTCACTAGTTGATACCATATTTCTCGGACGCATTCCAGAGGGGTATGCCTCTTGCAGCCTTTGTCGTACTTTTTGGCAGATAAAATCAGGAATTCAAGCCACTCCTATTGTCAAATTAGAAGGAAAAAAAGACTGCATCTATATTTACGAAATTTCTAATACCGCTAAAAGGCGTCTAAACATTTCTGAAGAAGATCTCGAAATAGAAGGATGCCAGTGGATTTGCTTAGAAACAAATCAGATTCGACCAAAAGAGAAGATCTTGGGAATTGTTTGTGTAGGGCTACCATGA